Proteins co-encoded in one Flavobacterium sp. M31R6 genomic window:
- a CDS encoding acetyl-CoA carboxylase biotin carboxyl carrier protein subunit gives MSDNYKVTVNDAFYFDFEKESISQLDAIPTGVNEFHILHQNLPYKTEITTSDFNQKSYTVKVNNTNYRVEISNPLDILIKEMGFEVGLTKQVNAIKAPMPGLILEISVVVGQTVKENDNLIILGAMKMENSFLSPRDGVIKSISVSTGDAVDKGQLLIEFE, from the coding sequence ATGAGTGATAATTACAAAGTAACTGTAAACGATGCTTTCTATTTTGATTTTGAAAAGGAAAGTATTTCTCAACTGGATGCAATACCTACGGGAGTAAATGAATTTCATATACTGCATCAAAATTTACCTTATAAAACGGAAATCACCACTTCGGATTTCAATCAAAAAAGCTATACGGTTAAGGTAAACAATACAAATTATAGGGTGGAGATTTCAAATCCACTGGATATTCTGATTAAGGAAATGGGGTTTGAAGTTGGGTTGACCAAACAAGTTAACGCAATCAAAGCGCCTATGCCGGGATTAATTTTGGAAATTAGCGTTGTTGTCGGGCAAACCGTGAAAGAGAATGATAATCTAATCATTTTGGGCGCTATGAAAATGGAGAACAGTTTTCTTTCGCCTCGTGATGGTGTGATCAAATCCATTTCGGTGAGTACGGGAGATGCAGTAGACAAAGGGCAGTTGTTAATTGAGTTTGAATAA
- a CDS encoding response regulator transcription factor, producing the protein MSTVRILYTEDDATLAFLTKDNLEQNHYEVTHCEDGKSGFEAFKKGTFDICILDIMMPKMDGFELATEIRKLDTDVPIIFLSAKTLKEDRIKGLRLGADDYLIKPFSIEELLLKIEIFLRRSLKNKAIEKSIYEIGKYQFDTKNFILFNEIEKITLTQREADLLKLFLDNKNVVLKREQILTSLWGDDDYFMGRSLDVFISRLRKILANEKGIAIENLHGIGFRFTIA; encoded by the coding sequence ATGAGTACTGTTCGAATATTATATACCGAAGATGATGCAACCTTAGCATTCCTGACCAAAGATAATTTGGAACAAAATCATTATGAAGTGACGCATTGCGAAGATGGAAAATCTGGTTTTGAAGCTTTCAAAAAAGGAACTTTTGATATTTGTATTTTGGATATAATGATGCCAAAAATGGATGGATTTGAATTGGCAACCGAAATCAGAAAACTCGATACCGATGTTCCCATAATATTCCTCTCTGCCAAAACCCTAAAAGAAGATCGTATTAAAGGTCTCCGATTGGGAGCCGATGATTATCTCATAAAGCCTTTTAGCATAGAAGAATTACTTCTTAAAATTGAAATATTTTTGAGGCGTTCCCTTAAGAATAAGGCAATTGAAAAATCAATTTACGAAATCGGAAAATACCAATTTGACACCAAGAATTTCATCCTTTTTAATGAAATCGAAAAGATAACCCTCACCCAACGTGAAGCCGATCTATTGAAATTATTTCTCGACAATAAAAATGTAGTTTTAAAACGGGAACAAATCCTAACCTCACTTTGGGGTGACGATGATTATTTTATGGGTCGCAGTCTCGATGTTTTTATTTCCCGCTTGCGAAAAATTTTGGCAAACGAAAAAGGAATTGCCATTGAAAATTTACACGGGATTGGGTTTCGTTTTACAATAGCATAA
- a CDS encoding sensor histidine kinase KdpD has product MKLTKLNSCILIGLIAIIGILIAQLLWTKEAFTIEEKKFSQKAHVALLEVAKKLYKGNNQELPGKNPVRKISNDYYIVNIDNDFEPEILEFYLISEFKKMNITTDFEYAMYNCQSDEMVYGNYISLSEKKQTKHSVHFPKHKNLVYYFAIRFPNETSYLFSSLRFWFVLSIALIIILLVYVYSIFTLLQQKKYSDLQRDFINNMTHEFKTPLSSILIASNYLIKQNPILQDEKLEKYTHLIIDQSNKLNQHIEKILAVAKSDNAPLVLNKIQLNVLPILESVIENSKLKHPETQIEIKTDLASIIIEADEFHFTNLVYNLLDNAIKYCENKPEISIAIGKIGKHLQLNFTDNGIGISSKNIPFVFDKFYRVPSQKSNEVTGFGLGLYYVKKICDLHHWKITLKCNLEKGCTFSLLIPQN; this is encoded by the coding sequence ATGAAACTAACAAAACTCAATAGTTGCATCTTAATTGGATTAATCGCAATTATTGGAATCCTAATAGCACAATTGCTTTGGACTAAAGAAGCCTTTACTATTGAAGAAAAAAAGTTTAGCCAAAAAGCACACGTAGCCTTACTGGAAGTAGCAAAAAAACTATATAAAGGAAATAATCAAGAACTTCCTGGTAAAAACCCAGTCCGAAAAATATCCAATGATTATTATATTGTCAATATTGATAACGATTTTGAACCCGAAATTTTAGAATTTTATCTAATCTCCGAATTCAAAAAAATGAATATCACAACGGATTTTGAATATGCCATGTACAATTGCCAAAGCGATGAAATGGTATATGGCAACTACATATCGCTATCAGAAAAGAAACAAACCAAGCATTCCGTACATTTTCCAAAACATAAAAATTTGGTCTATTATTTTGCTATTCGATTTCCTAATGAAACTAGTTATTTATTCAGTTCATTACGATTTTGGTTTGTGCTTTCAATAGCTTTGATTATTATTTTACTGGTCTATGTGTATTCTATTTTTACGCTTTTACAGCAAAAGAAATACTCCGATTTGCAACGTGATTTTATTAATAATATGACCCACGAATTCAAAACTCCCTTGTCATCCATACTAATTGCTTCCAATTACCTCATCAAACAAAATCCAATTCTGCAAGATGAAAAACTGGAAAAGTACACCCATCTCATTATTGACCAAAGCAACAAATTAAATCAGCATATCGAGAAAATTTTAGCCGTTGCAAAATCTGACAATGCTCCTTTAGTGCTAAACAAAATTCAGCTGAATGTTTTACCTATTTTAGAGTCTGTAATTGAAAACAGTAAACTAAAACATCCCGAAACCCAAATCGAAATTAAGACCGATTTAGCGTCCATAATTATTGAAGCTGATGAATTTCATTTCACCAATTTGGTTTACAACTTGCTCGATAATGCGATAAAATATTGTGAAAACAAACCCGAAATCAGTATTGCTATTGGAAAAATTGGAAAGCATTTACAATTAAACTTTACTGACAACGGCATTGGAATTTCCTCCAAAAACATTCCCTTTGTATTTGATAAATTTTACAGAGTTCCGAGTCAAAAAAGTAATGAAGTCACTGGGTTTGGGCTGGGTTTGTATTATGTCAAGAAAATTTGTGATCTTCATCACTGGAAAATAACTTTAAAATGTAATCTAGAAAAAGGTTGTACCTTTTCACTACTAATTCCACAAAATTAA
- a CDS encoding nucleotidyltransferase family protein, whose translation MNIIERNNKDILNLCKTHKVKSLYAFGSVLTDKFNNESDVDFIVDFEQLDVLDYGDNYYDLKFSLENILKRNIDLLEEKAIKNPYFRKSINQNKKLIYG comes from the coding sequence ATGAACATAATAGAAAGGAATAATAAAGATATATTAAACTTGTGTAAAACGCATAAAGTAAAATCTTTGTATGCTTTTGGTTCAGTTTTAACAGATAAATTCAATAATGAAAGCGATGTTGACTTTATTGTTGATTTTGAACAATTGGATGTCCTCGATTACGGAGATAATTACTACGATTTAAAATTTTCATTGGAGAATATTTTAAAAAGGAACATTGACTTATTAGAAGAAAAAGCAATAAAAAATCCTTACTTCAGAAAATCCATAAATCAAAATAAAAAATTGATTTATGGATAA
- the accC gene encoding acetyl-CoA carboxylase biotin carboxylase subunit codes for MKKILVANRGEIAIRVMKTAQKMGIKTVAVYSTVDRNAPHVKFADEAVWIGEAPSSQSYLLGSKIIEVAKSLNVDAIHPGYGFLSENADFALECEKNSIVFIGPKSHAIKIMGSKLAAKDAVKAYNIPMVPGIDEAITDIEKAKQAATTIGFPILIKASAGGGGKGMRVVESEADFESQMNRAISEAVAAFGDGSVFIEKYVGSPRHIEIQVMADSHGNILYLFERECSIQRRHQKVVEEAPSAVLTPELRKKMGEAAVLVAKSCDYLGAGTVEFLLDENNNFYFLEMNTRLQVEHPVTELITGTDLVELQIRVARGEELTIKQEDLKIKGHALELRVYAEDPMNDFLPSVGHLDVYQLPVGEGIRVDNGFEQGMDIPIYYDPMLAKLITYGQTREEAIQLMIKAIESYQVEGVHTTLPFGKFVFEHEAFRSGKFDTHFVKQYYSPEILKEQASKEAEIAALVAFKQYFEDQKIVRLPN; via the coding sequence ATGAAGAAAATATTAGTTGCCAATAGAGGGGAAATTGCCATTAGGGTGATGAAAACCGCACAGAAAATGGGTATTAAAACCGTGGCAGTATATTCTACTGTCGATAGAAATGCACCGCACGTAAAATTTGCTGATGAGGCTGTTTGGATTGGAGAAGCGCCTTCTAGCCAATCGTATTTATTGGGAAGTAAAATTATTGAAGTAGCTAAATCTTTGAATGTTGATGCAATTCATCCAGGATATGGATTCCTGAGTGAAAATGCAGATTTTGCTCTGGAATGCGAAAAAAACAGTATTGTATTTATTGGTCCAAAATCACATGCCATAAAAATTATGGGAAGTAAATTGGCTGCCAAAGATGCCGTTAAAGCCTATAATATTCCAATGGTTCCCGGTATTGACGAAGCGATTACCGATATCGAAAAAGCAAAGCAAGCTGCAACAACAATTGGTTTCCCTATCTTGATTAAAGCTTCGGCTGGAGGTGGAGGAAAAGGTATGCGTGTGGTAGAAAGCGAAGCCGATTTTGAATCTCAAATGAATCGCGCCATAAGTGAAGCGGTTGCTGCGTTTGGCGATGGGTCGGTTTTTATCGAAAAATATGTGGGTTCTCCACGACATATTGAAATTCAGGTTATGGCAGACAGTCACGGAAATATTTTGTATTTGTTTGAAAGAGAATGCAGTATTCAGCGTCGTCACCAAAAAGTGGTTGAAGAAGCGCCTTCGGCAGTTTTAACGCCAGAATTGCGTAAGAAAATGGGTGAGGCAGCTGTTCTAGTTGCTAAATCTTGTGATTATCTTGGAGCGGGAACAGTTGAGTTTTTATTGGATGAAAACAATAATTTCTACTTCCTTGAAATGAATACACGTTTGCAGGTAGAACACCCGGTTACGGAATTGATTACCGGTACTGATTTGGTTGAATTGCAAATCAGAGTGGCAAGGGGAGAAGAGTTGACAATCAAACAAGAAGATTTGAAAATAAAGGGACACGCATTGGAATTACGTGTCTATGCCGAAGACCCGATGAATGATTTCTTGCCGAGTGTTGGTCATTTGGATGTCTATCAATTGCCGGTTGGAGAAGGGATTCGTGTGGATAACGGTTTTGAGCAAGGTATGGATATTCCGATTTATTATGACCCGATGTTGGCCAAATTAATCACCTACGGACAAACTCGTGAAGAGGCGATTCAATTAATGATTAAAGCCATTGAAAGTTATCAGGTGGAAGGAGTTCATACGACCTTGCCTTTCGGGAAGTTTGTTTTTGAGCATGAAGCCTTTCGCTCGGGGAAATTCGACACGCATTTTGTGAAGCAATATTACAGCCCCGAAATTTTAAAAGAGCAAGCTAGTAAAGAAGCTGAAATTGCTGCTTTGGTGGCATTTAAGCAGTATTTTGAAGATCAAAAAATAGTGCGATTACCGAATTAA
- a CDS encoding acyl-CoA carboxylase subunit beta, whose amino-acid sequence MQDKIKTLNDKIAEAHLGGGIKRIAKQHSNKKLTARERINYLMDEGSFEEIGMLVTHRTTDFGMENEMYYGDGVITGYGTINGRLVYIFAQDFTVFGGSLSETHAEKICKIMDMAVKMGAPMIGLNDSGGARIQEGVRSLGGYADIFFRNVQASGVIPQISAIMGPCAGGAVYSPAMTDFTMMVEDTSYMFVTGPNVVKTVTNESVTSEELGGASTHSTKSGVAHCTSTNDVVCLEDLKRLLSYLPQNNKETARNLPYELKDEVRLQLADIIPDNPNKPYDMHSVIGGIIDEDSFFEIHKNYAENILVGFARLGGRSIGIVANQPMFLAGCLDVNSSIKAARFTRFCDAFNIPLLVLVDVPGFLPGTDQEWNGIIVHGAKLLYALSEATVPRVTVITRKAYGGAYDVMNSKHIGADMNFAWPTAEIAVMGAKGASEIIFKKEIHDAEDHEAKLLEKEAEYAELFANPYTAAQRGFVDEVILPQDTRRKLIKAFSMLENKVSVTPDRKHGNIPL is encoded by the coding sequence ATGCAAGACAAAATAAAAACACTAAATGATAAAATTGCCGAAGCTCATTTGGGTGGAGGAATAAAACGTATTGCGAAACAGCATTCGAACAAAAAACTGACTGCAAGGGAACGTATCAATTATTTGATGGATGAAGGTTCTTTTGAAGAAATCGGGATGTTGGTGACGCACCGAACCACCGATTTTGGAATGGAAAACGAAATGTATTATGGTGATGGAGTCATCACAGGATATGGAACCATCAACGGAAGATTGGTTTATATTTTTGCTCAGGATTTCACGGTTTTTGGAGGTTCGCTTTCCGAAACACATGCCGAGAAAATCTGTAAAATTATGGATATGGCTGTCAAAATGGGTGCGCCTATGATTGGACTGAACGATTCGGGGGGAGCACGTATTCAGGAAGGCGTTCGTTCGTTGGGTGGTTATGCCGATATTTTTTTCAGAAATGTACAAGCTAGTGGTGTGATACCTCAAATTTCAGCAATTATGGGACCCTGCGCCGGTGGAGCAGTATATTCTCCTGCTATGACCGATTTTACGATGATGGTTGAAGACACTAGTTATATGTTTGTTACAGGTCCGAATGTCGTAAAAACAGTAACCAACGAATCCGTTACTTCGGAGGAATTAGGAGGGGCAAGTACACATTCTACCAAGTCGGGTGTGGCCCATTGCACTTCGACAAATGATGTGGTTTGTCTAGAAGACCTGAAACGATTGTTGAGTTATTTACCTCAAAACAACAAAGAAACAGCACGCAATTTGCCTTATGAACTTAAAGATGAAGTGCGTTTGCAATTAGCAGATATTATCCCGGATAATCCGAATAAACCTTATGACATGCACAGCGTGATTGGAGGGATTATTGACGAAGATTCGTTTTTTGAAATTCATAAAAACTATGCCGAAAATATCCTTGTGGGTTTTGCCCGATTGGGAGGTAGAAGCATAGGAATTGTAGCGAACCAACCAATGTTTTTGGCTGGTTGTTTGGATGTAAACAGTTCGATAAAAGCGGCGCGTTTTACTCGTTTTTGCGATGCGTTTAATATTCCGTTGTTGGTATTGGTGGACGTACCAGGCTTTTTGCCGGGAACCGATCAAGAATGGAATGGTATCATTGTTCACGGTGCAAAACTACTTTATGCGTTAAGCGAAGCTACTGTTCCAAGAGTAACTGTAATCACACGTAAAGCTTATGGTGGTGCTTACGATGTAATGAACTCCAAACACATTGGTGCCGACATGAATTTTGCCTGGCCTACTGCAGAAATTGCCGTAATGGGAGCTAAAGGCGCATCTGAAATTATCTTTAAAAAAGAAATCCACGATGCTGAAGATCACGAAGCCAAACTTTTGGAAAAAGAAGCTGAGTACGCTGAGTTGTTTGCGAATCCGTACACCGCAGCCCAACGTGGTTTTGTGGATGAGGTAATCTTACCACAAGACACGAGACGCAAATTGATAAAAGCGTTTAGTATGCTAGAGAATAAAGTGAGTGTAACTCCTGATAGAAAACACGGGAATATTCCTTTGTAG
- a CDS encoding DUF86 domain-containing protein, giving the protein MDNNVKTWLFDILSSINEIESYFVDTPKIFEIYQNDLRTKRAVERNIEIIGEAMSRILKQNNEIEISNSRKIVDVRNRIIHGYDSVSDEVIWGIVIINLAILQREVEILLGE; this is encoded by the coding sequence ATGGATAACAATGTCAAAACTTGGTTGTTTGATATTTTAAGTTCAATAAATGAAATTGAAAGTTATTTTGTTGATACTCCAAAGATATTTGAAATCTATCAAAATGATTTAAGAACAAAAAGAGCCGTTGAAAGAAATATCGAAATTATTGGAGAAGCAATGAGTCGTATATTAAAACAAAATAACGAAATTGAAATCTCAAATTCAAGAAAAATTGTTGATGTTAGAAATAGAATAATACATGGTTATGATTCTGTTTCTGATGAAGTAATTTGGGGGATTGTAATAATAAATCTGGCGATTTTGCAAAGAGAAGTTGAAATCTTATTAGGCGAATAG